TTAAACACCCAATTCAACCACTGCATAAACTAACTCCTTTTCTTTAACAACGAACCGAACTGGATATCAGCTAAGTCGCTTTTTCTACTTCTTCTGCTAGTATCGGCAAAAAAATGCACAAATGTGTATATTTGGCCTGTACTAACTAACAAACGTTATGCTTAAAAAGATATATGCATTTGTGTTAGCCATCAGTTTGGGCGCTTCTTTCTCTGCCAAGGCAGATGAAGGCATGTGGCTCCCTTTGTTGGTGAAACGCCTGAACATGGTGGACATGCAGAAACAAGGCCTGCAACTCACCGCCGAGGAAATCTACAACGTCAACAATGCCAGCTTGAAGGACGCCATCGTGCAGTTCGGGGGCTTTTGTACCGGTGAGTTCATCTCTAAAGAAGGTTTGCTCTTGACCAACCACCACTGCGGGTATGATGCCATTGCGTCTAACTCAACTCCAGAAAATAACCTGTTGCGTGATGGCTTCTGGGCCAAAACCCGCCAGGAAGAAAGAAAGAACGAAGGTCTGTTTGTAGACATTCTGGTGCGCATGGAAGACGTGTCTAGTCAGGTGTTGCAGGGCATCACGGCCCAGACCTCTGAGCAGGAGCGTACTAAATTGGTAGCTGAGCGCACCAAGTCTCTGGCAGATGCCGCCAAGAACAACGGCCAGTACGTGGCCTATGTGCGTGATTTCTACAATGGCAACGAGTTCTACATGTTTGTCTATGAGCGTTTCTCAGACGTGCGTCTGGTAGGCACGCCGCCAGAAAGCATTGGTAAATTTGGGGGTGACACTGATAACTGGATGTGGCCGCGCCATACCGGTGACTTCTCTATGTTTAGAGTGTACATGAGCCCAGACGGAAAGCCGGCTACGTACTCAGACAAAAACGTGCCTTACAAGCCTAAGCACCACCTGCCTATCTCTATGAGCGGCGTGAAAGAAGGCGATTTTTCTATGGTGTTCGGGTTCCCGGGCCGTACCACGCGTTTCATGGCCGGTTCTGGCCTGAGCATGGCGGTAGATCAGTCCAACCCAGCCCGTATCAAATTGCGCGAACGTCGTTTGGCCATCATGAAAGAAGCCATGGACGCCTCGCAGGCCAACCGCCTGAAACTGGCTTCCAACTACGCCAGCATCAGCAACTACTACAAGTACTACATCGGGCAGAACGAGGGCATCAAGCGCATGAAGACGCTGAACAAGAAAGCTACTGAAGAGAAAGCCTTCCAAACCTGGGCCGATGCCGATGCCACCCGCAAAGGATTGTACGGCAGCGCGCTTTCTGACATCAATGCCTCGTATGCTGGTCAGCGCGAGTACAACTTATCAGCGGTATACCGCTCAGAGGCTGCTCTGGCGCCTCAGTTGATGATGCACGCCTACCAGTACACGCCGGTCTACAACATGCTTAAAGACAACAAGGCAGACAAAGCCCAGCGCGATCAGATGTTGGCCGCCGTGAAGGAGATGAACGAAGAGTTCTACAAGAGCTATCTGGCTTCTACAGACCAAAAGATGTTTGCCGAGTTAATGCAGATGTACTACAATGACGTGCCCAAAGCACAGCATGGTGACATTTTCAAAGACCTGACTGGCAAGTACAAAGGAGACTTTAAGAAGTGGGCGGCAGACATCTACGGCAACTCTATCTTAAGCACTGAAGCGAAAGCCAACGCATTCCTGGCCAACCCAACGGCCAAGGCCTTGGAGAATGACCCGGCGTTCAAATTTGTGCGTGCCGTGAATCAGAACTACCAAACCAACATTCTGCCTAAACTAACCGAGTACAATGCGTCTCTGGCCAAGGCCAACCGTCTGTACGTGGCGGGTTTGCGTGAGATGAACCCTAACAAAGTGTACTACCCAGACGCAAACTCAACGCTTCGTCTAAGCTACGGTACCGTGAAAGGCTATGAGCCGCGTGACGGCGTGGAGTACAAGTATTACACCACGCTTGATGGTTTGGCCGCTAAAGAAGATCCCACCAACGAGGAGTTCATTGTACCTGCCAAATTGATGGAACTGGCCGCTAAGAAAGACTATGGCAAATACGCAGACAACGGCGAAATGCGTGTGGCATTCATCACCAACAATGACATCACGGGCGGTAACTCTGGTTCGCCGGTGATCAACGGCCGTGGTGAGCTGATGGGTCTGGCCTTTGACGGAAACTGGGAAGCCATGACCGGTGACCTGGTGTTTGACCCAGAGTACAAGCGCTGCATCAACGTAGACATCAAGTACGTGCTCTTTATCATGGACAAACTGGGCAACGCCAGTCACTTGATCAATGAGATGACCCTGGTGAACAATGGCAATCCCAACACCCAGTTCAACCCGTCCTTGAATGACGTGAAAATGGACGGCAAGACCGAGATTGAAACGCCTACCGAAGAGATCAAAATCAAGAAGAAAGGCAAAGAAACCAAGATCAAACGCGAAACTAAGAAGCAGAAGAACTAACCGTTTTTCGGCTGGTTTCCAGAAAATACCCAAAAAACGCCCGGTGCTCTAAGCGCCGGGCGTTTTTGTTTTAGATTAGAATAAGGGTTGGGCTCAAGCTCTATTGGCAATGTACGTAGCAAAGCACTTGCTCGCATTTTCCCCATTGCTTGTTCTTGCACTGTTTGCCGGTAGACTTGGCCGTGGCGGTGCATTGGGGATTGTAAGCAGATACGGCTTTAGGCGCGGCGCTGGGAGAAGAAAACGACAGCATCAAACCAACGCTGGCCGCCAGCGACAAAGAGGTAAAAAATCTTTTCATGACAGTTCTGGGTTAGGTAGGTTTTTCATAAATATAGTAAAAGTAAATATAAGCCGGGTACCAATTTTGGAGCAAAGCACGTAGGAGGAAAACTGTCCAACCCCCTGAGCCTATGATGCATACTCTACGCTTAGTCCTGCTTCTCTTCATCCTTCTATTTGGAGGGATCGCTCATGCTCAGTTATACAATGCGCCCGCTGGGGCCAGAAGCATGGGCTTGGGCGGCGCCTCGGTGACCTTGACAGACGTATGGGCTCTTTCCAATAACCCGGCGGGAACGGCTGCACTAAAACAACCCACATTAGGAGGCTTTGCCATCAACCGGTTTGGCCTGCAGGAACTCACCACCGTAGGGCTGTTGGCCGTGCTCCCGACTGCCAGGTGGGGGACGCTGGGATTGGACTTGCAGCGGTTTGGAGGCGAGTTGTACAATGAGCAACGCCTGGGTTTGGGTATTGCACATCAGTTGGGGCAGGTACGATTAGGGTTGAAGGCAGACGTGTTGCAGGTGCGGGTCAAAGAATGGGGCAGCCGAAAAGCCATCGCCCTGAGCCTGGGCGGTCAATCAGAAGTCATACCGGGGCTTACGTTTGGGGCGCACATCTACAACCTGAACCAAGCCAAACTGGCTGAGTTTGAAGACGAGCGCTTGCCCACGGTCATGAAGATGGGCATAGGCTACCAGGCGGCAACCAAAGTATTGCTGCTTTTAGAGGCTGAAAAAGAACTGGAGCACCCGGCCGCCGTGAAAGCTGGGGTGGAATACCAGGTCCTGCCAGCCCTGGCCTTTAGAACCGGCTTTCATTCGGGTACCCGCTCTGGTACGGCAGGGGTGGGGGTCACCTTCCAAAAGTTTCAGGTGGCCTATGCCTTGGGCGCGCAGAGCAGGCTGGGCTTGACCAATTCCTTGTCCTTGACCTATCAATGGGAGCGGCAGCCATGAAGCGTTTTTGGCTTGTTTTTCTGGTTTTAGCCCTAAAACAGCTGTCTTCCTGGGCGCAGGAAGTGCCGCGGCCGGCAGTAGATGTGGAACTGTTGGTGCAGGAGCTTTTTGCCGAGCAGACAGATGAAAACGCAGTGGCTTATGAAGACTTGTATGAAACGCTGCTGCAGTACTACCGCCAACCCTTAGACTTAAACATGGCCACCCGCGAAGAACTGCGCGGGCTTTGGCTGCTTTCTGAAGCCCAGATTAGCGCCCTGCTCCAGCACATAGCAGACAATGGTCGGCTCTTGACCCTGTATGAACTGCAGGCCGTGCCTACGTTTGACATGATCACCATCAGGCGGTTGCTGCCGTTTGTGACGGTGCAGTCCTTGGGGCAGGTGGGGCAAAAGACGTGGGCAGAACGGTTGCGGCAGGCCGAGAACCATTCATTGCTGCTACGGTATGACCGCACGGTGCAGGAGCGCAAAGGTTACACTCCGCCGGAGGGTCGCTCTCTAACGCGCTACATGGGCTCACCGGACAAGTATTTGCTGAGATATCGGCTAAGCCAGCCCAAGGACTTTAGCTTCGGGATTACCGCTGAGAAGGACGCCGGCGAGCAGTTTACCTGGCGCTCGGGCCAACGGCAGTATGGCTTTGACTTCTACTCCTTCCACGCGCAGTTGTATGACAGAGGCTCTTTTAAAACCATTGCCGTGGGGGACTATCAGCTGCAGTTTGGTCAGGGATTACTGCTTTCCAGCGGACTGGGCGTGGGCAAGGGTTCAGAAACCATCACTACCGTGCGCCGAAGCCAACTGGGTATCCGGCCTCATACCTCTGCCATGGAAACCAATTTCTTCAGGGGCATGGGCGCCACCCACCGCTGGCGAAGAGTACATACCACTTTGTTCTATTCCAACCGAAAAGTGGATGCCACCGTCAATGAGGAAGTTGAGCAAGAAGCAGAAGGATTGTCTGAAGTAGGGTTGGCGGGTAGCATCCAGACCTCGGGCCTGCACCGCACGCCCACCGAACTAGAAAATAGACAGCGCGCCCGGGAGCAGGTGGCCGGCGGAGATGTAACTTACCGCAATCCCACACAGACCTTGGGCATTGGCCTTACAGCTCTGGTGACGCATTACAACATCAACTTACAAAAACGCCCGGAGCCTTACAATCAATACACTTTCTCTGGTCGGCAGAATACGGGAGTGGGCGTTCATTACAGCTACCTGTGGCAGAATTTCAACTTCTTCGGGGAGACGGCCAGGTCTGACAATGGCGGCGTGGGTACGGTCAACGGTCTGCTGGCCAGCCTGTCTGAACGGGTGGAGATGGCCTTTGTCTATCGCTACTACGCCAGAGACTTCCAGAGTCTGTATGGGAACGCATTCGGGGAAAGCAGCCGCAACCAGAACGAGGCCGGTTTTTACACGGGCCTTAAGCTGAAACTCAGTACCCGCTGGCAGCTCACGGCCTTCTATGACAGGTTCAGTTTTCCCTGGCTCCGGTACCGCGTAGACGCTCCCTCAGATGGCCAAGAGTATCTGCTGCGCCTGCAATTTGTGCCTTCCAAAACCACCTTGCTCTACGTTCAGTTTCAGGAGGAGCGCAAGGCCCGCAATGAGACCGTAGAAGGGGAGGCCCTGGCCCTGGTGAGCGAGACCCGTGCCCAACGGATGCTGATGTTGCTGGACGTAAGCCCGCTGCCCTCGCTCCGGTTAAGGTCCCGTCTGCAGATGAGCCAATTTGAGCAATCGGGCAAGGTGGAGAAAGGCTACCTCATGGCCCAAGACGCCACCTGGGAACGAAACAAAACCCGTCTCAGCGCCCGCTACTCCCTCTTTGACACAGACGGTTACGATGCCCGCCAATACGCCCCAGAGCAGGATGTTCTCTTTGCGTTCTCCATCCCTGTGTTCACCGGCCAGGGTACGCATGTCTATTTTTTAGCTCAGCAGCAACTTTCCCGGCAGCTAGACATGTGGTTTAAACTCAGCCACACCCATTACAGAAATCAGGACACCGTCAGTTCAGGACTGGAAGAAATCCAAGGCCCCAGAAGAACGGACGTGCGGTTGCAAATTAGGTATCGTTTTTAGGCTGTTTTCAGGGAAATAGGCCAAAAACGATGGTGCGCTATTATAATCCTCCCACGGGTGGTTCTGCCGTTATCTGTTTCTTGGGTATTGGCAGAGGCGGAATCTCATAAATAAAAAAGGAGAAGGTGTTGATGTAGTTTCCTTTGTATTCCTTTAAAAGTATCACGGGCGTAGTATGCCATTGATAAGGAATTTCATTCCTGGAAATGTAAATCACAGGAGCCTGTCTCTGTTGGGCAATGGCCCCGGCCCAATCTAACAACACAAATTTGCGGGGGTTGTGGTCTTCTAGGAAATTCAGGACATAGAAGCTTCTGTAGTTCCCATTGGGCAGGTGGAAAATAGGCTGACCATAATAGGCTGTAATGTTGGAAGAGGTAACTTCATCTTCTGTCACTATGATGGCATGTGAAGGCAAGGTCTTCAGGTATTCGGCTACTTGTTTGCCTGGGAAAAAAGGGTATTTAACCTCTATATACAAGGCATAAACGCCAGCCGCTACCTGCAACACCGCGCAGACAAGCAATAGTTTAGCAAACCATTTCTTCGTCCAAAGGTGAAATCTTTGTAATAAAAGTGGATAAGAGGAATGCTCTTCCTTCTGATAAAAAGAAGCAATCCAATAAAAGGCCAGAGTGAAGATGAAATAATGGGCGTGATGGCGTAGGCTTCCTTCAAACTTCAAGTAAAAGAAGAAGAACAGCGTGGCAAAAAGCAGAAGGAATAAATACAGCAGCCTCTTAACCCCCAACAGACCGCCCGCAATCACTAGGAACAACACTCCGGAGAGGACTATTTCTTTGGAGTTGTTAAGCAGCGAGGTATTCCAAAAATTAACGATAAACGACGGAATGGGCACGAAGGCCTGCCACAAACGAGTCCCTGACTGGAAGAAGTAGTAGGGCATGGTAAGCGGGAAAAACTCCTTATGCGGCTCTACCGGGCGCAGCATGCTCCAAAAAGAAAAGCCACAACCCAAGGCCCAGAGGAAACCACCCATTATTTTCTGCGAGGTGGAAATAGGTGCCCAGTGGGGTGACTCCTTCCAGATTTTGAAAGCCTCAGAGAGCAGGAGCAATCCTAGCACGCCAGACATGAGAAACCCGAAGAGGTTGGTCTGGGCGTTGAGAATCAGCAACAGCACATAGCCATACCAGTGCGTGAAGCGCTTGGGGTAAAAGGTGCAGATGAGAAAAAGCGTAAGCAGTTCAATGGCATACAACCTGCTAATCAACCCATACTCAAACAGGCCATAGTACCCGAAGCAAATCAAAAGCTTGGTCACTCTGGGGAAAGGTGCGTTTCTGAGAAACACGAATACGAAACCCAACGCACAAGCCCATTGGGTTATTTTTAAGGCCTGCAGGTTGTCCGTGAAACGCGTGATGACATACAAGAGGCTGTACCAGAGATTGGGGTGTCCCTCAAACTGTTTGTTCGTGAGCAAGTCTGTGTAAGAATTGCTGTAGAGGGCCAGGAGCCAGGGTTCCGTTTCGTCAAACCAAAGCTCATGGTACTGCATGAAAAACGCCAGCGCCACGCCATACAGAGCTGTGAAGACAAGGGCAAACGTAGTGTGGTTGGGTAGGAACGGTTTATCGTTCGGCAGAGTCCTCATGGTATTCCTGTTCCGTGTTTACCTCCCAGAGGTTGGATTTGTCTGTGCGGCCGTTGGCGATGTTCTCAACCGCAAGCATGGCCGTAAGCATGGAGTGGTCTTGGTTGTTGTACTTGTGCATGCCGTTTCTTCCCACCAGAAACAGGTTCTCAATGCCGTCCAAGAACTGCTGTACCACCGGGAACTGCGCGTAAGACCCGAAGTAAGCCGGATAGGCCTTCGGCATTTTAAAAACGGTGCTGTCTATTACCTGATCAGAGGAGATGATGCCCAGTTTGTCAAGTTCATTGATGGCCAGCTCTTTTAACTCGGCCTCGGTCATGTGCCAGAGGGCGTCTTCTCCCTGGCAGAAATACTCTACGCCCAGCCACACCGTTTCTGGGTTTTGGACCAGATACGGGCTCCAGTTGTTGAAAATCTGTAATCGGCCGGCCAGCACGTCTGGTTCCTGAATGTAAATCCAGTTGTCCTGGATGAGTTCTGCGTCCCCTTCTTTGATGGCCAGCTTGTGCAGCAGGATGCCCACCGTTAGAAAATTTCGGTAGGGGAGGTGTTCACTGATTTCGCGCACCTCTTGCGGCGCGGCCTCGCCCAAGGCAATGACCAGGTCCCGGATGGGCATGGTAGAAATCACATAGTCCGGCGAGATGGTATAGTCTTGCTTGGTGGCGGCATCATGAATGGTTGCGGACGTAATCCTGTTCCCCTCCAACTGCAGACCCACTACCTTTTGCTGCAGGTGTACTTCGCCGCCCTGGGCCTGCACTTTGCGGCTCACCACTTCCCATAAATGCCCAGGCCCCAGTTTGGGATAGAGAAACTGCTCAATAAGCGAGGTCTGGGTTTTCTTCTGGGTGAAGTCTCCCTTGGGCGTGAAAAACTGCTGACGCAGGAAATGCTTGACCGCCTCTGTAATAGAAAGGGCTTTGATGCGCTGGGCGCCCCATTCGGCGCTTATCTGCTGGCAGGGCACGCCCCAAACCTTTTCTGTATAGGACTTGAAAAAGGTCTTGTACAGGTGCTTGCCAAACCGATTGATGAAAAAGTCCTCTAAGTTGCGTTCCTTCTTGAGGGGCAACACCACTTGCTTCATGTAGCTGAAGCCCGCCTTCGCCGACCATACCCAGCCCAACTGAGAAAGCGTAGCCAGGGAAAAAGAGAGCGGGTAGTCAAAAAAC
The nucleotide sequence above comes from Nibribacter ruber. Encoded proteins:
- a CDS encoding S46 family peptidase, whose translation is MLKKIYAFVLAISLGASFSAKADEGMWLPLLVKRLNMVDMQKQGLQLTAEEIYNVNNASLKDAIVQFGGFCTGEFISKEGLLLTNHHCGYDAIASNSTPENNLLRDGFWAKTRQEERKNEGLFVDILVRMEDVSSQVLQGITAQTSEQERTKLVAERTKSLADAAKNNGQYVAYVRDFYNGNEFYMFVYERFSDVRLVGTPPESIGKFGGDTDNWMWPRHTGDFSMFRVYMSPDGKPATYSDKNVPYKPKHHLPISMSGVKEGDFSMVFGFPGRTTRFMAGSGLSMAVDQSNPARIKLRERRLAIMKEAMDASQANRLKLASNYASISNYYKYYIGQNEGIKRMKTLNKKATEEKAFQTWADADATRKGLYGSALSDINASYAGQREYNLSAVYRSEAALAPQLMMHAYQYTPVYNMLKDNKADKAQRDQMLAAVKEMNEEFYKSYLASTDQKMFAELMQMYYNDVPKAQHGDIFKDLTGKYKGDFKKWAADIYGNSILSTEAKANAFLANPTAKALENDPAFKFVRAVNQNYQTNILPKLTEYNASLAKANRLYVAGLREMNPNKVYYPDANSTLRLSYGTVKGYEPRDGVEYKYYTTLDGLAAKEDPTNEEFIVPAKLMELAAKKDYGKYADNGEMRVAFITNNDITGGNSGSPVINGRGELMGLAFDGNWEAMTGDLVFDPEYKRCINVDIKYVLFIMDKLGNASHLINEMTLVNNGNPNTQFNPSLNDVKMDGKTEIETPTEEIKIKKKGKETKIKRETKKQKN
- a CDS encoding PorV/PorQ family protein → MMHTLRLVLLLFILLFGGIAHAQLYNAPAGARSMGLGGASVTLTDVWALSNNPAGTAALKQPTLGGFAINRFGLQELTTVGLLAVLPTARWGTLGLDLQRFGGELYNEQRLGLGIAHQLGQVRLGLKADVLQVRVKEWGSRKAIALSLGGQSEVIPGLTFGAHIYNLNQAKLAEFEDERLPTVMKMGIGYQAATKVLLLLEAEKELEHPAAVKAGVEYQVLPALAFRTGFHSGTRSGTAGVGVTFQKFQVAYALGAQSRLGLTNSLSLTYQWERQP
- a CDS encoding ComEA family DNA-binding protein, which translates into the protein MKRFWLVFLVLALKQLSSWAQEVPRPAVDVELLVQELFAEQTDENAVAYEDLYETLLQYYRQPLDLNMATREELRGLWLLSEAQISALLQHIADNGRLLTLYELQAVPTFDMITIRRLLPFVTVQSLGQVGQKTWAERLRQAENHSLLLRYDRTVQERKGYTPPEGRSLTRYMGSPDKYLLRYRLSQPKDFSFGITAEKDAGEQFTWRSGQRQYGFDFYSFHAQLYDRGSFKTIAVGDYQLQFGQGLLLSSGLGVGKGSETITTVRRSQLGIRPHTSAMETNFFRGMGATHRWRRVHTTLFYSNRKVDATVNEEVEQEAEGLSEVGLAGSIQTSGLHRTPTELENRQRAREQVAGGDVTYRNPTQTLGIGLTALVTHYNINLQKRPEPYNQYTFSGRQNTGVGVHYSYLWQNFNFFGETARSDNGGVGTVNGLLASLSERVEMAFVYRYYARDFQSLYGNAFGESSRNQNEAGFYTGLKLKLSTRWQLTAFYDRFSFPWLRYRVDAPSDGQEYLLRLQFVPSKTTLLYVQFQEERKARNETVEGEALALVSETRAQRMLMLLDVSPLPSLRLRSRLQMSQFEQSGKVEKGYLMAQDATWERNKTRLSARYSLFDTDGYDARQYAPEQDVLFAFSIPVFTGQGTHVYFLAQQQLSRQLDMWFKLSHTHYRNQDTVSSGLEEIQGPRRTDVRLQIRYRF
- a CDS encoding NAD(P)/FAD-dependent oxidoreductase, coding for MPSSPTALIIGAGPAGLTAAFEFLQHTSVHPVVVEATERVGGISATIEYKGNRMDIGGHRFFSKSDRVMDWWLSILPLHLEPGQTVGNLSYQGKSRVVPVQEAVDSQNPEDVMLLRQRKSRIFFRRQFFDYPLSFSLATLSQLGWVWSAKAGFSYMKQVVLPLKKERNLEDFFINRFGKHLYKTFFKSYTEKVWGVPCQQISAEWGAQRIKALSITEAVKHFLRQQFFTPKGDFTQKKTQTSLIEQFLYPKLGPGHLWEVVSRKVQAQGGEVHLQQKVVGLQLEGNRITSATIHDAATKQDYTISPDYVISTMPIRDLVIALGEAAPQEVREISEHLPYRNFLTVGILLHKLAIKEGDAELIQDNWIYIQEPDVLAGRLQIFNNWSPYLVQNPETVWLGVEYFCQGEDALWHMTEAELKELAINELDKLGIISSDQVIDSTVFKMPKAYPAYFGSYAQFPVVQQFLDGIENLFLVGRNGMHKYNNQDHSMLTAMLAVENIANGRTDKSNLWEVNTEQEYHEDSAER